A single window of Dermacentor albipictus isolate Rhodes 1998 colony chromosome 1, USDA_Dalb.pri_finalv2, whole genome shotgun sequence DNA harbors:
- the LOC139054984 gene encoding piggyBac transposable element-derived protein 3-like, whose product MASSTSKQPRATCSKKTLTNEEIQELLFGDQSDLDVDSDSGDEAEKFQPESLLDESSDDSSSGDESGQNEKFEKVSRPQRSRQKVAQSWTAQAFSAPIDIERTAPAQHCQEPQTPLTYFKEYFEDDFWEFAATRTNLYWIQTNGTTLGMTAKEAKALFGMHIVMGNLKFPQARMYWAAATRVSIIADAMPRDRFFRLRNALHVCNNDTDYDESNRCWKVQALLDRVRKACLKIPRSNAACVDEQMISFTGRTELRQYVRGKPNPTGLKNFVLADSLGRVLDFEIYQGATTPIPTEHKDLGIGGGIVMRLADSMPRGNDCILCFDRFFTSVPLIERLLEKEMFGHGTVMTNRVKTALKSDKELLAEGRGSSHEKRHIGTDIKPLGDSKRDM is encoded by the exons ATGGCGTCCTCCACGAGCAAACAGCCGCGCGCAACGTGCTCAa AAAAGACGCTCACCAATGAAGAAATTCAAGAGCTTTTGTTTGGGGACCAGTCCGACCTAGACGTCGATTCGGACTCGGGCGATGAAGCGGAGAAATTCCAGCCGGAATCCCTACTGGACGAAAGCAGCGACGATTCTTCGAGTGGAGATGAAAGTGGTCAAAACGAAAAGTTTGAGAAAGTATCTCGACCACAACGTTCCCGCCAAAAAGTCGCACAGTCGTGGACGGCACAGGCATTTTCAGCACCGATTGACATAGAAAGAACCGCACCCGCGCAACACTGTCAAGAGCCCCAGACGCCTTTGACATATTTTAAAGAATATTTTGAAGACGACTTTTGGGAGTTCGCAGCAACCAGAACGAACTTGTACTGGATTCAGACGAATGGGACCACCCTAGGTATGACAGCCAAAGAAGCCAAAGCTCTTTTTGGAATGCACATTGTAATGGGCAACCTGAAGTTCCCTCAGGCCCGCATGTATTGGGCAGCAGCAACTCGAGTATCAATAATTGCGGATGCCATGCCTAGAGATCGCTTTTTCCGTCTCAGAAACGCGTTGCACGTCTGCAACAACGACACTGACTATGATGAAAGCAACCGATGCTGGAAGGTTCAGGCCCTCCTAGACCGTGTGAGGAAAGCCTGTCTGAAAATTCCCAGGTCTAATGCAGCCTGTGTAGACGAACAGATGATTTCGTTTACAGGCAGAACAGAACTGCGTCAGTATGTTCGGGGGAAGCCAAACCCGACCGGACTCAAGAACTTTGTACTTGCTGACTCTCTCGGTAGGGTATTGGACTTTGAAATCTACCAGGGTGCCACAACACCAATTCCCACTGAGCACAAAGATCTCGGAATCGGCGGGGGAATTGTCATGCGACTTGCAGACTCAATGCCTCGAGGAAATGACTGCATCTTGTGCTTTGACAGATTTTTCACGTCCGTACCGCTAATTGAGCGCCTTCTTGAGAAGGAAATGTTCGGTCATGGCACAGTGATGACAAATAGAGTCAAGACAGCTCTCAAATCCGATAAAGAGCTACTTGCTGAAGGACGCGGATCGAGTCATGAGAAG